From Ursus arctos isolate Adak ecotype North America unplaced genomic scaffold, UrsArc2.0 scaffold_11, whole genome shotgun sequence, the proteins below share one genomic window:
- the LOC113255751 gene encoding NADH dehydrogenase [ubiquinone] 1 alpha subcomplex subunit 3, with protein MAGRLATFLKDAWAKEPVLVASFTIGGLAVILPTLSPFTKYTTMINQATPYNYPVPLRDDGNMPNVPSHPQDPQGPSMEWLKKL; from the coding sequence ATGGCCGGTAGACTCGCCACCTTCCTCAAGGATGCCTGGGCCAAGGAGCCAGTGCTGGTCGCGTCCTTCACCATCGGGGGCCTCGCTGTAATTctgcccaccctcagcccctTCACCAAATACACCACCATGATCAACCAGGCCACGCCCTACAACTATCCAGTGCCCCTCCGAGACGATGGGAACATGCCCAACGTGCCCAGCcacccccaggacccccagggcCCAAGCATGGAGTGGCTAAAGAAACTGTGA